One segment of Streptomyces sp. NBC_00576 DNA contains the following:
- a CDS encoding DHA2 family efflux MFS transporter permease subunit, with protein MKQQRKQPARGGSAFWAVAITSMAGFITALDNLIVTTALPSIREDLGGGLEDLEWTVSAYTLTFAVLLMFGASLGDRFGRRRLFAIGLGIFTAASAAAALAPGMGELIAARAAQGVGAAIVTPLTLTLLAAAVPAERRGAALGVWGAASGIAVATGPLIGGTLTEHLSWQWIFWVNVPLGMALIPLALLRLDESHGPNPSLDLVGTVLASGGLFGIVYSLVRGNADGWSSTTVLGGFFAGTALLVGFVLYELRAKHPMLPMRLFRHRSFSAINAASLLMLLGMFGSIFLLSQYLQTVGGYSPMEAGVRMLPWTAMPMIAGPLAGALSDRIGGAPVVTVGMALNAVGLGLWALAVEPQVSYTHLLPALIVCGIGMGMFFAPSANLVMSTVRPEEQGIASGANNAIREVGGAIGVASLAAVFSAQGGYGSASMFVDGLVPALWVGAGAVALAAALALLMPWQRKADGPAAGLAAEDPTAGVPVAT; from the coding sequence ATGAAACAGCAACGCAAGCAACCGGCTCGGGGCGGCAGCGCCTTCTGGGCCGTGGCCATCACCAGCATGGCCGGATTCATCACCGCGCTCGACAACCTGATCGTCACCACCGCCCTCCCCTCCATCCGCGAGGACCTCGGTGGCGGGCTCGAAGACCTCGAATGGACGGTGAGCGCCTACACACTCACCTTCGCGGTCCTGCTCATGTTCGGCGCCTCCCTCGGCGACCGCTTCGGCCGCCGGAGACTGTTCGCCATCGGGCTCGGCATCTTCACGGCCGCCTCCGCCGCGGCCGCACTCGCACCGGGAATGGGTGAACTGATCGCCGCCCGTGCGGCGCAGGGCGTCGGAGCCGCGATCGTGACGCCCCTGACGCTCACCCTGCTGGCGGCCGCCGTCCCCGCCGAACGGCGCGGCGCGGCCCTGGGTGTCTGGGGCGCGGCCAGCGGCATAGCCGTCGCCACCGGACCCCTCATCGGCGGCACGCTCACCGAGCATCTCTCCTGGCAGTGGATCTTCTGGGTCAACGTCCCGCTCGGCATGGCGCTGATCCCGCTCGCCCTGCTGCGGCTGGACGAGAGCCACGGCCCGAACCCAAGCCTCGACCTCGTCGGAACAGTCCTGGCCAGCGGCGGCCTGTTCGGCATCGTCTACTCCCTGGTGCGCGGCAACGCCGACGGCTGGAGCAGCACCACGGTGCTGGGCGGCTTCTTCGCCGGTACCGCCCTGCTCGTCGGCTTCGTCCTGTACGAACTGCGCGCCAAGCACCCGATGCTGCCGATGCGCCTGTTCCGCCACCGCTCCTTCAGCGCCATCAACGCCGCCAGCCTGCTGATGTTGCTGGGCATGTTCGGGTCGATCTTCCTGCTCAGCCAGTACCTCCAGACCGTGGGCGGCTACTCACCCATGGAGGCCGGCGTGCGGATGCTGCCCTGGACCGCCATGCCCATGATCGCCGGACCACTGGCCGGAGCACTGTCCGACCGCATCGGCGGCGCTCCTGTCGTCACGGTGGGCATGGCCCTGAACGCGGTGGGCCTCGGGCTCTGGGCGCTGGCCGTCGAGCCGCAGGTGTCGTACACGCACCTGCTGCCCGCTCTGATCGTCTGCGGAATCGGCATGGGCATGTTCTTCGCGCCCAGCGCCAACCTCGTCATGAGCACCGTCCGCCCCGAGGAACAGGGCATCGCCTCCGGCGCCAACAACGCGATCCGTGAGGTCGGCGGCGCCATCGGCGTCGCGTCGCTGGCCGCGGTCTTCTCCGCCCAGGGCGGCTACGGATCCGCCTCTATGTTCGTGGACGGGCTGGTCCCTGCCCTCTGGGTCGGGGCGGGTGCGGTGGCCCTGGCCGCTGCCCTGGCCTTGCTGATGCCCTGGCAGCGCAAGGCCGACGGCCCGGCTGCCGGACTTGCCGCCGAAGATCCGACGGCCGGGGTCCCGGTCGCGACCTGA
- a CDS encoding SDR family oxidoreductase produces the protein MDLSASTALVTGANRGFGRALAAELLSRGATVYAGARNPDQVDLPGAKPIALDITDPASVAAAAKATGDVTVLVNNAGSSTGADLLTADLDDIRLEMDTHFLGTLSVTRAFAPQIAANGGGAILNILSGLSWVSFPEFGAYCAAKSAEWSLTNALRVQLADRGIRVAGLHVGYMDTDMVRAVTSAKSDPADIARIAIDGIAAGAYEILADDAARQAQAALAGGVSVLYPQLP, from the coding sequence ATGGACCTCTCTGCCAGCACCGCCCTTGTCACCGGAGCCAATCGAGGCTTCGGCCGGGCCCTCGCCGCCGAACTGCTGAGCCGCGGCGCCACCGTCTACGCCGGCGCCCGCAACCCCGACCAGGTCGACCTGCCCGGCGCCAAGCCGATCGCGCTCGACATCACCGACCCCGCCTCCGTGGCGGCCGCCGCCAAGGCCACCGGCGATGTGACTGTCCTGGTCAACAACGCGGGGTCGTCCACCGGCGCGGACCTGCTCACCGCCGACCTGGACGACATCCGCCTGGAGATGGACACCCACTTCCTCGGCACCCTGTCGGTGACCCGCGCCTTCGCACCCCAGATCGCGGCCAACGGCGGCGGCGCGATCCTGAACATCCTGTCCGGCCTGTCCTGGGTCAGCTTCCCGGAGTTCGGTGCCTACTGCGCCGCCAAGTCCGCGGAGTGGTCGCTCACCAACGCCCTGCGCGTGCAGCTCGCCGACCGAGGCATTCGAGTGGCCGGCCTGCACGTCGGCTACATGGACACCGATATGGTCCGGGCCGTCACCTCGGCCAAGTCCGACCCCGCCGACATCGCCCGGATCGCCATCGACGGCATCGCCGCCGGCGCCTACGAGATCCTCGCGGACGACGCCGCCCGCCAGGCCCAGGCCGCACTGGCCGGAGGCGTCTCCGTGCTCTACCCGCAGCTCCCCTAA
- a CDS encoding zinc-binding dehydrogenase, giving the protein MDVFFGNVGGDHLQAAIGALKLHARVVPCGMVSQHNDEKVVGPRNLRNLLVTRSDILSFMFSEELDIQPDFVREVGGWLAEGKLRYRETVREGLDNTLDAFFAMMRGENIGKMIVKL; this is encoded by the coding sequence ATCGACGTCTTCTTCGGCAACGTCGGGGGCGATCACCTGCAGGCGGCGATCGGCGCACTCAAGCTGCACGCTCGCGTCGTCCCGTGCGGGATGGTCTCCCAGCACAACGACGAGAAGGTCGTGGGGCCGCGCAACCTGCGGAACCTATTGGTGACGCGTTCGGACATCCTGTCGTTCATGTTCAGCGAGGAACTGGACATCCAGCCGGACTTCGTCCGCGAGGTCGGCGGCTGGCTCGCCGAGGGCAAGCTCCGCTACCGCGAGACGGTGCGGGAGGGCCTCGACAACACCCTGGACGCCTTCTTCGCGATGATGCGCGGCGAGAACATCGGAAAGATGATCGTCAAGCTCTGA